In Streptomyces paludis, the genomic stretch GACCCACACCTCCCCCGCCGGCGGGTTCACCACCTCAAGATCGAGCAGCCACGCCACCCCGACCAGCGGATGCCCGGCGAACGGGAGCCGCAGTCCAGGCGTGTAGATGTCGACCACGCCACGGTCGGGGTCATCGACGAACACGGTCTCGCTGTAAGCGAGTTGGGCGGCGATGGCCTGGCGGTCCGCCCGGTCGGGGTGGTACCGCCCCTCGCGGACGACGCCGAGCGTGTTGCCGTGCCGCCCGTCGGCAGCGCAGAAGACGCTGAGGACGTCGAGGTCAGAGATGTCAGCCACCCGGGCATTCAAACACGGTGGGCTGCCACTACCCATCGCTACCCGCGCCCGAGAGCGACGGCCATCGCCACGGTTATGGAGAGGACCGTGAGGACGGCCCCCAGTGTGACGGCCAGCGCTTCGAGGCGCCTCACGAGGCGGACCCCGGCGCGGGCCACTGTCCGGACCGGCCGTGCGGGTGGCGGGCGATCTCCACATTGCGGTCGCTGACACGGGACAGGTCCCCGGAACGCCGGGCCTCCTCCCGCCCCGCCCCCAGTGCCGTACACACCGCGCACCCGGCGACCGGTACGGGCTCCAGCCCGGGCAGCCCGAGCCGGGGCGCGTCATCCATGGTCCACTCCGAGCGGCTCACAACACCTCCCGGGCAGCGCACCAGTCGTCGTACGCGTCGTCGAAAAGCCGCACGAACCGCCGGTCGGCCCCGTCCCGGACCTCCCCGAGCAGCGCGTGCCGCGCGTACTCCCAGGCAGCCCGGTTCTCCGGATGCCGCATGAAATCCGCCGCGACGCGTCGCATGGCTCCGGAGGCAACCGCGCGGGTCCGGTGCTGAAGAGACCAGAGAAGTAACCAGCGCCGACAGTGCAGTTGGTACGCACGCTCCTCAGCGGCGAACCCTGCCAACGACGCCCACAACGCGGCCAGCGCCGGATGCTGCTCCTCATCGGCCATGAGCCGCGCGTGCATCTCACCGGTGACCAGCCGACACCGTTCACGGTGCTGCCGCACACCGAGCGCGATGTGAACGACACCGACCGCCGAGACAACAAACAGTGCGGGGACAAGAAACCTCATACGAAGCCTTCCGTGTGTGGGCCATGGGGAATGCGCGCTGCGGCGGACGACCGGGCGTGCCGCCTCCGGCGCGTACGGCGGAAGGGCCACCAACCGGGACACCACCAGGGCCGCCGCCGTCGCCGGCCCCTCGCGCGGCACTCGGCAACGTCCGCCTCGGTCAGCCGAGTTGGTACGACGGTGAGGGTGTAGCGGCCCGAGTCGTCCGCCGTGCTGACGGTGAGCGTGTCGCCACACACCAGCCGCCGCCGGGCCGCGTCCTGCCGCCGGGGGTCGTCACACCACGCCCGTAACGCCGAAGGAACATCAGGCACACGCGCCCCCACGGGCACGAGCACCGGCCCGCAGTAGGCCGCCCAGGCCGCGTACGGATCGGGGTCAAGCCCATCGGCGATCCGCTGCGCCTGCCCGCACAGCCACCGCAACGCGCCCTCGGGCGTGTACGTCCGCCGCGCGCCCAGCACCACCCGTACCACGGTCCCGTTCACCGGCCCCTCGGCCACGACGGTCGACACGTACACCCGCCCGTTCACAGCGCGGACCCGCCACTCCCCACAGGGCCAAGTGGCCGCCGGTGGGGGTGGGTTGCGATCCGCTCGTCACACTCCTCAACGCTCGCCTCCCCAATCCCCCGCCGCGCGTTCTCCCGCCGCCGGGCCCACCACCGGCACAACTCACAACCGGCGGCGGGTTCGGGAGCGCTTGCTTGAGGCTCGTACATTTGGCTACTTGTCGCCATTGGCCCGCTCCTTCTCCCGAACCGGTGGTTCGGAACCTGACCCGTGAACTACGTTGCGTGTTCAGACAGCTACGAGAATGCACCGCGAGATTGGCTCGATCGCTGTAGACAAGGAGCCGCTGCACCGCTCCTGACCATCCGTTCAACGTGCCCCTACAGGAGGTCAGCACAGATGCCGGGAAGAAGGATCGTCACGGGCCGAAGCCAGGAACCGCGCCTGCGGTTCAGCGAGGAACTGGGCCTGCTGCGCGAGCAGAAGAAGCTCAGCCTGCGGAAACTGGCCGAGGCCCTGGGTTGGGACCACTCACTGTTCAGCAAGATGGAGACGGGAGACAGCCTGGGCAGCGCCGAGGTCGTACAGGCGCTGGACCAGTTCTACGGGACGACACCCATGCTGCTGACGCTGTGGGAACTGGCCATGGCGGACCCGTCGCAGTTCAGGGAGCGGTACCGGCGGTACATGGTTCTTGAGGCCGAGGCGGTGACCTTGTGGCACTTCGGTGTCGGCGCCCTGCCGGGCCTGCTCCAGACCGAGGGCTACGCACGGGCGCTGCTCAGGGCGGGCGGCCTCGACGGCCTGGAACTGGAGCGGCAGATCGAGGCGCGCATAGGGCGTCGTGTGCTGCTGGAGGGCGAGAACCCGCCGCACATTCGCGCGATCATCTCGGAGACGGTGCTGCGTATGGCGCTGCCGGACGCGGCAGCATGGCGTGAGCAGTTGGAGCATCTACTCACGATGGCCGAGCGCTCCACAGTCGTTGTGCAAGTGATGCCGTTCTCCGTCGGCCCACACGCGCTGATCAACAATCACGTGATGTTCCTACGCGCGGCGGACGGCAACACGGTGGCCTATACGGAGAACGACAGCGGCGGCGAACTCATCGAACAACCGACCCGGATCGAGCAACTCCAGCTCCGGTACGATGCGGTGCGTGACCTGGCGTTGTCACCGGCCGAGTCGCGGAAGTTCATTACGCAGATGTTGGAGGAAGCGTCGTGGGATCCATCGATCTGAGTACTGCTGTCTGGCGCAAGAGCAAGCGCAGCAACACAGACGGCGGCGAGTGCGTCGAAGCCGCCACCAACTTCCCCGGCACCGTCCCCGTACGGGACTCCAAGCACCCCCAAGGACCGGCACTCCTCTTCCCCACCCCGGCCTTCACCACCTTCATCCAGGCCGTCCAATCGGACACCTTCACCCCCCGCTGAGCCCACCCCTCAGCCCCCCGGGCCCCGCCACTCGCACGCCAACCGCCGCGAGCGACGGGGCCCGTCGCGTTCGCGCGGCAGAGTGAACCCAACCCCTCGCGCACGCCCCGGAAGAGAGGTACGGCTCATGAACAAGGACTTACGGACGGCGATCCGCCCCTTCGAACTCACCGTTCCCCAGGCCGCCCTGGACGACTTGGCGGCGCGGCTGGACGCCACCCGGTGGCCGGACGATCCCACCGCTCCCGGCTGGTCACAAGGGGTGCCGCCCGCGTACTTGAAGGAACTGGCCGCGTACTGGCGAAGCGCGTACGACTGGCGTGAGCACGAGGCGCACCTGAACCGCTTTCCGCAGTTCACCACCACGATCGACGGGGCGGACATCCACTTCCTGCACGTCCGCTCCCCCGAGCCGGACGCGCTGCCGCTGCTGATCACCCACGGCTGGCCTGGATCCGTGGTGGAGTTTCTCGACGTCGTCGGTCCCCTCGCCGACCCGCGCTCCCACGGCGGTCCGCCGACCGACGCCTTCGACGTGGTCATCCCCTCCATTCCGGGGTACGGCCTCTCCGGGCCGACCCGAGGCGCAGGCTGGGACATCCCCCGGGTCGCGGGCGCCTGGGCCGAGCTGATGCGGCGGCTGGGGTACGACCGTTACGGCGCGCAGGGCGGCGACTGGGGCCATGCGATCACCCTGGAACTGGCAGCCCTGGCCTCCGAGCAGGTCGTCGCGATCCATCTGAACACCCTGGTGACCCTGCCGCCCGCCGATCCCGCCGTGGCCGCCGAACTCACCGACGCGGATTGGGCCCGCCTGAACCGGCTCCTTGAGTCGGAGCCCGAGATGTCGGGGTACGCCAAGATCCAAGGGACGCGGCCCCAGACGCTGGCCTACGCGCTGACCGACTCACCCGTCGGGCAACTCGCCTGGATCGTAGAGAAGTTCAAGGAGTGGACGGACAGCGAGAACGCGCCCGAGGACGCCGTCTCCCGTGATCGTCTGCTGACCAATGTGATGCTCTACTGGCTCACCGCGACCGCCGGTTCCTCCGCTCGCCACTACTGGGAGGCGGCCCACCCGTCGCAGCCGGCGCGCGCCGAGCGGACCGGCCGCCGCCGGACTCCCACCGGCGTCGCGGTCTTCGCGGCCGATGTCGCCCGCCCGGTCCGGCGGCTGGCCGAACTGGACCACAACATCGTCCACTGGTCCGAGCTGCCCCGGGGCGGGCACTTCGCCGCGATGGAGCAGCCCGGCCTCTTCACCGCCGACGTCCGTACCTTCTTCCGGCCCTTCCGCTGACGTCCGGGCCCGGACGGCCGGGTCCGTATCCTCCACGGGGAGATGGTCGTTGAGCCTTCGGCGGGCGGATGTGCGGGGGTGTTCACCGCCTCTTGGGTGGTGGTTACGCTGCCGAGCAGAGTTGAGGGGGCGCGGGCATGGTTCGGGGCGGGGTTTTTCTGATTGCCGTTGGGGTCGCCGGGCTGTTCGCGCATGATTTCGTCGCCATTGACGCCGGTGCGAACCAACTCCTCACGGGTGGGTCATGGGTGACGGTGGCCGTTGGCGCGGTGCTGGTGCTGACCGTGATGGCTCGTGATCTGGATCTCGGGCCGGGGGTCTTCCCGCTGGCGGCCGGGGTCGCGGCCCTGGTGTTTCAGCTTCCGACCCACTGGATGGACGCTCCCGCCGTGCGGGCGTGGCAGCCGTGGCTCGGGGTTGTGCTGGCGCTGCTCATCGGTGTCGGTGCCCTCAGCGTCGCCGTGTTGTCCGCTCTCGACGGGGGACATCCCTTCGTGGTGCAGCTGGTGTTCTGCGTCGCCTCGCTGGTCGCCAAGCTGGTCTTCGACTTCGAGGGAGTCTGGGGCGGGCTGCTGAACGTGAGCCTGGTGTTGTTCGCCGCGGGCTGTGTGCTCGGGGTGGTCTTCCTGGCAACCGAAATGGTCGAGGGGATGGACGGCCCCGATCGTGAGCGCGTCGCGAGAGGCTACGAGTATCCGTCGACCACATACGAGTTGTTCTGGGGGGTGCGGTTCATCGCGTTCGGTCTTGCCGTCACGGCTGTGACGATCGCGATCGTCGTGTCTTTCAGCATGCCGACGTTTGTCGATGTGCTGCTCGTCCTGCTGGCAGCGCTCGGCGTGTACACGGTGGTGCCGTTGGCCGGATACGCGTGGGTCGTGCGCGCCTTCGGGCGTGAACGGTTCGAACGTATGGGATCCGGCTCCTTCGAGGAGGCGGTCATGGACGGCGCGCCACGGCTCCCTACGGTCTCCGCTCTTGTCGCCGGTTTTCTCGCGGTGGTGCTGGTGTGCGAGGTGGTCCTCCTCTGGCCGGCGGTCTGGGTGACGTCCGTGCTGCTGGGCGCGGCCACCGCCGCGGGTGCGGTGGCGGTGCGGTGCTGGCTCCGGGCGCTTCCGCGGCTCGTCGACGGGCTGGGCGAGACGGAGCGGACCTCGGAGCAGTCCGCGTCCTCGATCGCTTCGGTGCTGGTCGCGTTGGGCCTCAGCCAGCCCGTGTTCCGGCTGCTGCCGGGCTCGGACGGCCTTGCCCCGGGCGCTTCCGACTCCTCAAGCGCCTCCGAAGACGCCTCCGGTACGGACCGGCCTTAGCTCAGGAACGCTTCCACCGCTGCTGTCAGCCCGGGGTCCGCATCGCGTTCCCGGAGCATTCCCTGCGCGATACGTACCGCCTGGTCGGCGTGGCCGAGTTCGGCCAGCTCGTTGAGCGCCTGGACGCGGACGAGGACGGGCAGTCCGGCCGTGGCCATCAGCATCGCCATGACGGTGCCCCACAGTTCCGTCGGGTCGAAGTCGTCGTCGGCGCCTTGGTGGCGTGGCACGAGACCCTCGATGGACCAGGTGTCCTCCGTACGCCGGGACCATGCGTCGTCGTCGTTCAAGGACTGCACGAAGGATCTGACGCTCGCGGGGAGTTTCGGGTCGTAGAGGCTGTTCATGCCGGCCAGCGCGGCGGCGGCCCATTCGTCCTGGTGCCAGGCGGACAGCAGCCAGATGAACCGCAGCCTGGCCAGTACGGGCCAGCTCTGATCGAGTGCGGCGCTGGCCAGCCGCATCAACGCCTGGGTGTGTTCCAAGGTGGGCTCGGACCGCTGGTTGGGCACGAGCGGCGCCAGGTTCGCCGTCAGGCGCCGTACGAGTGCCTCGGCCTCCTCCGGAGTGTGCAGCGGCTGGACGGTAACGGGTACGGCGGTCACGGGTACGGCGGTTACGGGTACGGCGGTTACGGGTACGGCGGTTACTGGTGCGACGGTCACGGGTGCGGCGGTCACGGGTGCGGCGGTCACGGGTGCGGCGGTCACGGGTGCGGCGGTCACGGGTGCGGCGGTCACGGGTGCGGGGGTTACTGGTGCGGCGGTTACGGGTACGGCAGTCGCCTCGCGCCGGTACCCCGCGTTCCGTACGAGCGCGAACTCTCCGACGCTGTCGGAGTGCACGACTTTGGGGAGGGGACGGTTGCGCTGCCGCAGCCGGCGGTGCAGTTGAGGATGGACCGCGGACAGGGCCAGGAGCGGACCGGTTCCGCTCACGCCCTCGCGCAGCAGCGTGATGAGTTCGCCCGAGAACACCGTGTGCCGCTCACCCGGAATGAACAGCGCGGCGAGATTCCGTGGGGCCGAGGCCAGCGTGTAGGTGCCCTGCACGTCGATCTGGGCCAGCAGTTGGGAGCCCTCGTCGGCCATGGCGTGCCCCAGCGCGCGGGCGGAGTAGCAGCAGTCGATGATGAAGATCCGGATACCGGCGGGGCTGTTGGCGATGGCCCTGCGCACCTGGGCGGCCGGCAGCGAGCTGTACTCCTGCAACTCGCTGTCCGTGTCCGACATGGCCAGCAGCAACGCGGAGTCGCCCGCGTCGATGAGCCCGTGGCCCGCGAAGTACACGACGAGGACGTCCTCGGCCTCACGGCACCAACGCGCGATCTCCCGGCCCGCGTTCCGGAATTCCGGATCGACCATCGGATGGACGTTCTCCGGCAGGAACCCGCCGAGTCCGGGATCGGTGAGAATCGCGGCCAGGTCCTCCACGTTGGCCGCCACCGCGGGAATGTCCTCCAGCGCGGGATCCGTATAGCGCGCGGAGCCGATCAGGATCGCCTTCGAGCGAGGGGGATCGGCGAGCCGCATCAGCCCTCCCCGAGTTGTCTGGCCATATCGACGGCCACCTCGTTGAGTTCCCGCACATCCGCCCGGCGCAGCCGCTCACCCTCGATGGTGGCGGATCTGTCGCCCACCGTGGCGGTGATTCTGACCTTGCTCCCACGGTTCCTCAAGTAGGTGACGAGCACCGTGGTCATCGCCGTGAGACCGCCGCTGGTCACCAGCAACGACACGGTGTCGAAGGCCGGCCCCATGGTGCCCTCACCCGCGGGCGCACCCACGAGCATTCCCGTGGGCTCACCCATGGGCGCACCCGCGGGCTCACCGGTGGGCGCACCCGCGGGCCCGGAGTGCAGCCGCGCACGACCACGGAACTCGTCCTCCGCGTTCAGCCATTCCCGCAGGGCGACCGCATCGTCTTCACCCGCGACTGTGATCAACGCCGTAGTCATGGTCACAGTCCGCATGTTAGCCGTCACCGCCCCGCCGCCCGCCGGCGGTCAGTCGAGGCAGAACTCGTTGCCCTCGATGTCCTGCATCAGGAGGCACGACTCGTTGTCGTCGTCGGCGAGCAGCAGCCGCCCGCGTACCGCGCCGAGGGGGATCAGGCGGGCGCATTCCGCTTCCAGGGCGGCCAGGCGGGCTTCGCCCACCAGGCCGGTGCCCACGCGTACGTCGATGTGGAGGCGGTTCTTGACGACCTTGCCTTCGGGGACGCGCTGGAAGAAGAGGCGCGGGCCCACGCCCGAGGGGTCGACGCAGGCGAAGGCGGAGCCCTGGCGTTCGGGGGGCAGGGCGCGGTCGACGTCGGCCCAGGTGGCGAATCCCTCCGGCGGCGGGGGTACGGCGTAACCCAGGACCTCGCACCAGAAACGGGCGAGGCGCTCGGGTTCCGCGCAGTCGAAGGTGACTTGAATCTGTTTGATCGACGCCATCGGTCGACTATAGAGGCGCGGCAGTGTGTCGGCGGCGAAATTAAGCATCGTCACCACATGGGTGGCCGATGCGGCCGATATATTTCGTAGCTCGATATATGCTCGTGCGCATGACACGAGCGAAGCCGTCCCTGACGGAACCGCAGTACTTCATCCTCGCCGCGCTCCTGGACGGACCCCTGCACGGTTACGGCATCATCAAGGCCGCCGAGCGAGCCACCGGCGGGCGGCTGCGGATCGCGGTCGGCACGCTCTACGGCGCGCTGGAGCGGATGGAGCGGGCCGGGCTGGTGGCCGACGACCACGAGGAGATCGTGGACGGGCGGGCGCGGCGCTACTACCGGCTCACCGAGGGCGGCACCGAGTTGCTCGGCCAGGAGGCCCTGCGGATGCAGCAGGCGGCGGCCGTCGTCATCGGGCGTACGCGGGATACCGGGGTGGCCCCGGCATGAACCGTCTGCTGCTGGCCGTCTATCC encodes the following:
- a CDS encoding caspase family protein, giving the protein MRLADPPRSKAILIGSARYTDPALEDIPAVAANVEDLAAILTDPGLGGFLPENVHPMVDPEFRNAGREIARWCREAEDVLVVYFAGHGLIDAGDSALLLAMSDTDSELQEYSSLPAAQVRRAIANSPAGIRIFIIDCCYSARALGHAMADEGSQLLAQIDVQGTYTLASAPRNLAALFIPGERHTVFSGELITLLREGVSGTGPLLALSAVHPQLHRRLRQRNRPLPKVVHSDSVGEFALVRNAGYRREATAVPVTAAPVTPAPVTAAPVTAAPVTAAPVTAAPVTAAPVTVAPVTAVPVTAVPVTAVPVTAVPVTVQPLHTPEEAEALVRRLTANLAPLVPNQRSEPTLEHTQALMRLASAALDQSWPVLARLRFIWLLSAWHQDEWAAAALAGMNSLYDPKLPASVRSFVQSLNDDDAWSRRTEDTWSIEGLVPRHQGADDDFDPTELWGTVMAMLMATAGLPVLVRVQALNELAELGHADQAVRIAQGMLRERDADPGLTAAVEAFLS
- a CDS encoding helix-turn-helix domain-containing protein yields the protein MPGRRIVTGRSQEPRLRFSEELGLLREQKKLSLRKLAEALGWDHSLFSKMETGDSLGSAEVVQALDQFYGTTPMLLTLWELAMADPSQFRERYRRYMVLEAEAVTLWHFGVGALPGLLQTEGYARALLRAGGLDGLELERQIEARIGRRVLLEGENPPHIRAIISETVLRMALPDAAAWREQLEHLLTMAERSTVVVQVMPFSVGPHALINNHVMFLRAADGNTVAYTENDSGGELIEQPTRIEQLQLRYDAVRDLALSPAESRKFITQMLEEASWDPSI
- a CDS encoding PadR family transcriptional regulator, yielding MTRAKPSLTEPQYFILAALLDGPLHGYGIIKAAERATGGRLRIAVGTLYGALERMERAGLVADDHEEIVDGRARRYYRLTEGGTELLGQEALRMQQAAAVVIGRTRDTGVAPA
- a CDS encoding DUF6082 family protein is translated as MRFLVPALFVVSAVGVVHIALGVRQHRERCRLVTGEMHARLMADEEQHPALAALWASLAGFAAEERAYQLHCRRWLLLWSLQHRTRAVASGAMRRVAADFMRHPENRAAWEYARHALLGEVRDGADRRFVRLFDDAYDDWCAAREVL
- a CDS encoding epoxide hydrolase family protein: MNKDLRTAIRPFELTVPQAALDDLAARLDATRWPDDPTAPGWSQGVPPAYLKELAAYWRSAYDWREHEAHLNRFPQFTTTIDGADIHFLHVRSPEPDALPLLITHGWPGSVVEFLDVVGPLADPRSHGGPPTDAFDVVIPSIPGYGLSGPTRGAGWDIPRVAGAWAELMRRLGYDRYGAQGGDWGHAITLELAALASEQVVAIHLNTLVTLPPADPAVAAELTDADWARLNRLLESEPEMSGYAKIQGTRPQTLAYALTDSPVGQLAWIVEKFKEWTDSENAPEDAVSRDRLLTNVMLYWLTATAGSSARHYWEAAHPSQPARAERTGRRRTPTGVAVFAADVARPVRRLAELDHNIVHWSELPRGGHFAAMEQPGLFTADVRTFFRPFR
- a CDS encoding effector-associated constant component EACC1, whose protein sequence is MTTALITVAGEDDAVALREWLNAEDEFRGRARLHSGPAGAPTGEPAGAPMGEPTGMLVGAPAGEGTMGPAFDTVSLLVTSGGLTAMTTVLVTYLRNRGSKVRITATVGDRSATIEGERLRRADVRELNEVAVDMARQLGEG
- a CDS encoding VOC family protein is translated as MASIKQIQVTFDCAEPERLARFWCEVLGYAVPPPPEGFATWADVDRALPPERQGSAFACVDPSGVGPRLFFQRVPEGKVVKNRLHIDVRVGTGLVGEARLAALEAECARLIPLGAVRGRLLLADDDNESCLLMQDIEGNEFCLD
- a CDS encoding DUF397 domain-containing protein; protein product: MGSIDLSTAVWRKSKRSNTDGGECVEAATNFPGTVPVRDSKHPQGPALLFPTPAFTTFIQAVQSDTFTPR